From the genome of Synchiropus splendidus isolate RoL2022-P1 chromosome 17, RoL_Sspl_1.0, whole genome shotgun sequence, one region includes:
- the LOC128748624 gene encoding protein ABHD15: protein MEAGPGPTSGEKSSEREELRDGPTCRLWRMALGHGLLCLLPLLLLLTLLPRRSPARVWLEAALDAAARILWLSVRLLLDLPVSGAHASRSAPTTEALRFVCKPSALAQHLLHNCPSLTKASSGVWPQADPHIQTFSSQVLGPPTEQLQMTREHLLLADGGLVTLDWAAGMEAAWTRRRSRRSGAGQALGCFTSTPPVLVLIPQHWGGVTPHLEALCLSAVSQGFCAVLFHPRGTAGSPLTTARLAEFGDSADLQQALAYIHQRHPSSKLLAVSEGSGSGVLLSYLGESGSSSQLSACVAISPVLLGRRWFQTRLPPVYNMAVLYPRKLLLHRYRSSFRPVLDVDRALGCSSLKDLEETLFCSASGPGGAGDWATYWQRNEPLRDADEVAVPVLCICSHDDPLLPSSSTLPLPLFQRNPFFFLALTDTGGHCGFTCSGQERNWSHATALEFFKAVADFMNVEKDAGEVGVGRLGSRRRPSVLRRSRPLRPGLGMMQSEEAHFTWKRSYTR from the exons ATGGAGGCGGGGCCGGGGCCGACCTCTGGGGAGAAGTCCAGCGAGCGTGAGGAGCTCCGGGACGGACCTACCTGCCGGCTCTGGAGGATGGCTCTCGGGCACGGCCTCCTCTgtctgctgccgctgctcctcctgctgactCTGCTGCCACGCCGGAGCCCAGCCAGGGTCTGGCTGGAGGCGGCCCTGGACGCTGCGGCACGGATCCTCTGGCTCAGCGTCCGTCTGCTGCTGGATCTGCCCGTGAGCGGCGCCCACGCCAGCCGCTCAGCTCCGACCACAGAGGCCCTCCGCTTCGTCTGCAAACCCTCCGCTCTGGCTCAACACCTGCTCCACAACTGTCCCTCTTTGACCAAAGCCAGCAGCGGCGTCTGGCCCCAGGCAGACCCCCACATCCAGACCTTCAGCAGCCAGGTGTTGGGCCCCCCCAcagagcagctgcagatgaCCAGAGAACACCTGCTGCTGGCCGACGGAGGACTGGTCACCCTGGACTGGGCCGCTGGGATGGAAGCAGcgtggacgaggaggaggagcaggaggagtggAGCGGGACAGGCTCTGGGCTGcttcacctccactcctccGGTGCTGGTCCTCATCCCGCAGCACTGGGGAGGGGTGACCCCCCACCTGGAAGCTCTGTGCCTTTCGGCTGTGAGCCAGGGCTTCTGCGCGGTGCTCTTCCACCCGCGGGGCACAGCAGGCTCCCCGCTGACCACAGCACGGCTGGCAGAGTTCGGGGACTCAGCAGACCTGCAACAG GCGCTCGCCTACATCCACCAGCGCCACCCCTCATCCAAGCTGCTGGCAGTGAGCGAGGGCTCGGGATCCGGGGTTCTTCTGTCCTACCTGGGAGAGTCCGGCTCCAGCTCCCAGCTCAGCGCCTGCGTGGCCATCTCTCCGGTGCTCCTGGGCCGGCGCTGGTTCCAGACCCGGCTGCCTCCTGTCTATAACATGGCCGTGTTGTACCCGAGgaagctgctgctccacag GTACCGCAGTTCCTTCAGGCCGGTGCTGGATGTGGACCGGGCTCTCGGCTGCTCCTCTCTCAAAGACCTGGAAGAGACTCTCTTCTGCTCGGCGTCTGGCCCTGGAGGGGCCGGGGACTGGGCCACTTACTGGCAGAGGAACGAACCCCTCCGTGACGCAGACGAAGTGGCGGTTCCTGTGCTCTGCATCTGCAGCCACGACGACCCCCTGCTGCCCAGCTCCTCCACGCTGCCCCTCCCCCTCTTCCAGAGAAATCCATTCTTCTTCCTGGCTCTGACCGACACAGGAGGCCACTGTGGCTTCACCTGCTCGGGTCAGGAGCGGAACTGGAGTCACGCCACGGCGCTGGAGTTCTTCAAAGCCGTGGCTGACTTCATGAACGTCGAGAAGGACGCAGGAGAAGTGGGTGTGGGCCGACTGGGCAGCCGACGGAGGCCCAGCGTGCTGCGGAGGAGCCGACCGCTCAGACCTGGCCTGGGCATGATGCAGAGTGAGGAGGCCCACTTCACCTGGAAGAGATCGTACACACGATAA